In a single window of the Allobranchiibius huperziae genome:
- a CDS encoding AAA family ATPase encodes MKHSASVDALSQTATSRSAMSLDDVRRVAGDIQASVAGVIEGKSDAIATAVVVLLAEGHLLIEDVPGVGKTMLAKALARSIDCTMRRLQFTPDLLPSDVTGVSIFNQDTHQFEFRRGAVFAGIVVGDEINRASPKTQSALLECMEENQVTVDGQTYLLQRPFMVMATQNPIEMEGTYPLPEAQRDRFMARISMGYPTAAAEMRMLDLHSAHRPLEALRPVADAALVLRAIEAVSGVYASAALRQYIVDLVTATRTAPGVRLGASPRSALQLLRAARAQAALDGRDHVLPEDVQRLWIPVLSHRVIMGGDASGRSATDTLAQLLKRVPVPAQAR; translated from the coding sequence ATGAAGCATTCCGCATCGGTCGATGCGCTCTCGCAGACGGCGACCTCGCGATCGGCGATGAGCCTGGACGACGTGCGCCGGGTCGCCGGCGACATCCAGGCCTCGGTGGCCGGGGTGATCGAGGGCAAGAGCGACGCCATCGCCACCGCGGTCGTGGTGCTGTTGGCCGAGGGACACCTGCTGATCGAGGACGTCCCGGGTGTCGGCAAGACGATGCTGGCCAAGGCCCTCGCGCGGTCGATCGACTGCACCATGCGTCGCCTGCAGTTCACCCCCGACCTGCTGCCCAGCGACGTGACGGGGGTGAGCATCTTCAACCAGGACACCCACCAGTTCGAGTTCCGCCGTGGCGCGGTCTTCGCCGGGATCGTGGTGGGCGACGAGATCAACCGCGCCTCGCCCAAGACGCAGTCGGCCCTCCTGGAGTGCATGGAGGAGAACCAGGTCACCGTTGACGGTCAGACCTACCTGCTGCAGCGCCCGTTCATGGTGATGGCCACCCAGAACCCGATCGAGATGGAGGGCACCTACCCGCTCCCCGAGGCGCAACGTGACCGGTTCATGGCGCGCATCTCGATGGGCTATCCGACCGCAGCGGCGGAGATGCGGATGCTCGACCTGCACTCGGCGCACCGTCCGTTGGAGGCGCTGCGGCCGGTCGCCGACGCCGCCCTGGTCCTGCGCGCCATCGAAGCGGTCTCCGGTGTCTATGCCAGCGCCGCGCTGCGCCAGTACATCGTCGACCTCGTGACCGCGACCCGGACGGCGCCCGGCGTCCGCCTCGGCGCCTCACCCCGCAGCGCGCTGCAGCTGCTGCGCGCCGCCCGCGCGCAGGCCGCACTCGACGGCCGTGACCACGTGCTCCCCGAGGACGTGCAGCGGCTCTGGATCCCGGTCCTGTCCCACCGCGTCATCATGGGCGGCGACGCCAGCGGACGATCCGCGACCGACACTCTGGCGCAGCTGTTGAAGCGTGTCCCCGTCCCCGCGCAGGCCCGCTGA
- a CDS encoding transglutaminaseTgpA domain-containing protein, producing the protein MTRARPAQTFLAALATMIAAWPITTLFVGNAWIDETLGLVTLAALLGMAGRALDLPPMLTLSVQLIGVTAVTVVTHLHDHLDTSLPSALRALGADAHHTVTAYAAPAPSTVGVVFFIGLIIAIIAITVDFLAVSARSPGLAGVPLLVEFVISAANSGGSLHPRYSFALGLAWLAMLYAASERSARDWSGLRARIPGRPNNPTALLGGHDFGPFTRTAGVGALIAALVIAASLPAASQKFVANGLARGNGPATTVGFSTDLDLHNNLVDRDHSPVLTLRTADLNPPPLRALVADDYTGDHWVPTRPSYLLRGVNGAPLQRYGQNTVPTTSSPYTMVITQNTMRPPYVVAPTQVASANFGGATWSYDPDTTQPSTTRLENSYTVRYLSQPASARPSSQTIDTTGFGPDLVVDQASRSRIDALVHTAAPSGTPFQRVIAIQDYFRDGDNFNYSLTLDPTRKDSAGRPLDPISNFLVTRRGYCMQFATAMVMAARSIGVPARLGVGFLPGTVDSSGSYQVHQSDAHAWPELYFPGMGWTRFEPTPAARTGLAPPYASPTIGSPESAAPRRSASGGRTARGSDSVTSAPGNTTPTSSHSVNLHLVWLLWVFAALLVLAAAFAVLPLLARWSRRRLQVGHGAADDAARVQAQWDDLVSRMEDLGIDPAPQVSPRSQEAHYRLHLVVGREGQESLHRAVDVLERVRYSPRPGPGDDLSAPADDLLMRIRRSRSFRSRVVATLFPRSGRRAVRSLFSRRTRR; encoded by the coding sequence ATGACCCGCGCCCGTCCCGCACAGACGTTCCTCGCCGCTCTCGCGACGATGATCGCGGCCTGGCCGATCACCACCCTCTTCGTGGGTAATGCGTGGATCGACGAAACACTCGGGCTGGTCACGCTGGCAGCCCTGCTCGGGATGGCCGGGCGGGCATTGGATCTGCCCCCGATGCTCACGCTGTCGGTTCAACTGATCGGAGTGACCGCGGTCACCGTGGTCACTCACCTGCACGACCACCTGGACACCAGCCTGCCCTCGGCGCTGCGCGCGCTCGGGGCGGACGCGCACCACACGGTGACGGCGTACGCCGCGCCGGCCCCGTCCACGGTCGGCGTCGTCTTCTTCATCGGCCTGATCATCGCGATCATCGCGATCACCGTGGACTTCCTGGCGGTGTCGGCCCGCTCGCCCGGCCTGGCCGGCGTCCCGTTGCTGGTGGAGTTCGTGATCTCCGCGGCCAACTCCGGCGGGTCGTTGCACCCCCGCTACTCGTTCGCTCTCGGCCTGGCCTGGCTGGCGATGCTCTACGCCGCCTCCGAGCGGTCCGCGCGTGACTGGTCGGGGCTGCGGGCGCGCATCCCCGGACGCCCCAACAATCCGACCGCCCTGCTCGGCGGACACGATTTCGGTCCCTTCACCCGGACGGCCGGTGTCGGCGCCCTGATCGCGGCGCTGGTGATCGCCGCATCGCTTCCCGCCGCCTCACAGAAGTTCGTGGCCAACGGTCTCGCACGCGGCAACGGCCCGGCCACCACGGTCGGCTTCTCGACCGATCTGGACCTGCACAACAACCTCGTCGACCGCGACCACTCCCCCGTGCTCACGCTGCGCACCGCGGACCTCAACCCACCGCCGCTCCGCGCGCTGGTCGCGGACGACTACACCGGCGACCACTGGGTCCCGACGCGGCCGTCGTACCTGTTGCGCGGAGTCAACGGAGCGCCGCTGCAGCGCTACGGGCAGAACACGGTGCCGACCACCAGCTCCCCCTACACCATGGTCATCACCCAGAACACGATGCGCCCGCCGTACGTCGTGGCCCCCACCCAGGTCGCCAGCGCCAACTTCGGGGGCGCCACCTGGAGTTACGACCCGGACACCACCCAGCCGTCGACGACCCGGCTCGAAAACAGCTACACGGTCCGGTACCTCAGTCAACCCGCGAGCGCCAGGCCCTCGTCGCAGACCATCGACACCACGGGATTCGGCCCCGACCTCGTCGTCGACCAAGCCTCGCGGAGCCGCATCGACGCGCTCGTGCACACCGCGGCGCCGAGCGGGACGCCCTTCCAGAGGGTCATCGCGATCCAGGACTACTTCCGCGACGGTGACAACTTCAACTATTCGCTGACGCTGGACCCGACCCGCAAGGACTCCGCGGGCCGGCCACTAGACCCCATCAGCAACTTCCTGGTGACCCGGCGGGGCTACTGCATGCAGTTCGCCACGGCGATGGTGATGGCGGCCCGGTCCATCGGGGTGCCGGCGCGCCTCGGGGTGGGCTTCCTGCCCGGCACGGTGGACTCCTCCGGCTCCTACCAGGTGCATCAGTCCGACGCGCACGCCTGGCCCGAGCTGTACTTCCCGGGGATGGGCTGGACCCGATTCGAACCCACCCCTGCGGCACGGACGGGTCTCGCGCCGCCGTACGCGAGCCCGACGATCGGCAGCCCCGAGAGCGCCGCCCCCCGACGTTCCGCCTCCGGCGGCCGCACCGCACGGGGCAGCGACTCGGTGACCAGCGCACCGGGCAACACCACCCCCACCTCCTCGCACTCCGTGAACCTGCACCTGGTCTGGCTGCTGTGGGTGTTCGCCGCCCTGCTGGTCCTCGCGGCCGCGTTCGCCGTCCTGCCGTTGCTGGCCCGGTGGTCCCGGCGCCGACTGCAGGTCGGGCACGGCGCCGCAGATGATGCCGCCCGCGTGCAGGCGCAGTGGGACGACCTGGTCTCGCGGATGGAGGACCTGGGCATCGACCCGGCGCCGCAGGTGTCGCCGCGCTCCCAGGAGGCGCACTACCGGTTGCACCTGGTGGTGGGTCGGGAGGGGCAGGAGTCGCTGCACCGCGCGGTCGACGTCCTGGAGCGGGTCCGCTACAGCCCGCGACCCGGTCCGGGTGACGATCTGTCGGCTCCCGCCGACGATCTGCTGATGCGGATCCGCCGGAGCCGCTCGTTCCGTTCGCGGGTCGTCGCCACCTTGTTCCCGCGATCGGGACGGCGCGCGGTGCGCTCCCTGTTCTCGAGGCGCACGCGGCGCTGA
- a CDS encoding DUF58 domain-containing protein — protein MVRAPAAGRRHARARLTSRGHAVVAAGVALTITGLALGYGDITRIGIFLLLLPLLATLLASRRAAHLELTRTIAPVILHPDEPAPVRAVFANRAKRASRFGTAQDSIEASLGDRPRYTLPSIPARGKAVVEYTVRGRARGLHTIGPTTIEHPDPFGMCWAGTVIPADDQILVLPQTFPLVRHRLPYASGGEGDSGHSIALHGEQDVSIRAYVEGDELRRIHWAATAHRGELMVRHEDRPAYKHALLMYDARTSAHRVDGAYDSFEWTISATASIALLLHDLNYLTHLLSPELLDGERYETPSSSDTMLRDLAEAQECEDGLHAQVLAQASRTASGSTTMVAVLTDRPAAGLRQLAACCGRGAVGIAIVVDTDAYRRDSEVEGADARAVAHEFQAAGWRTVVVGPRSGVPAAWRSVAGIAPVGAAMR, from the coding sequence ATGGTGCGCGCACCCGCTGCCGGGCGGCGGCACGCGCGCGCGCGCCTGACCTCCCGCGGGCATGCCGTCGTGGCCGCGGGAGTCGCCCTCACGATCACCGGGCTGGCGCTCGGTTACGGCGACATCACCCGGATCGGGATCTTCCTCCTCCTGCTGCCGTTGTTGGCGACGCTGCTCGCCTCCCGCCGCGCGGCGCACCTGGAACTGACCCGCACCATCGCGCCGGTGATCCTGCACCCGGACGAGCCGGCGCCCGTACGCGCCGTGTTCGCGAACCGGGCGAAGCGCGCCAGCCGGTTCGGCACGGCCCAGGACAGCATCGAAGCCAGCCTCGGGGACCGACCTCGCTACACGCTGCCGAGCATCCCGGCGCGGGGCAAAGCCGTCGTCGAGTACACCGTCCGGGGTCGCGCCCGCGGGCTGCACACGATCGGACCGACCACCATCGAGCACCCCGATCCGTTCGGCATGTGCTGGGCGGGCACCGTCATCCCCGCCGACGACCAGATCCTCGTCCTGCCCCAGACCTTCCCCCTGGTGCGGCACCGGCTGCCGTACGCCAGCGGCGGCGAAGGCGACTCGGGTCACTCCATCGCGTTGCACGGAGAGCAGGACGTCAGCATCCGCGCCTACGTCGAAGGCGATGAGCTGCGCCGGATCCACTGGGCCGCGACCGCGCACCGGGGTGAGCTGATGGTGCGCCACGAGGACCGGCCCGCGTACAAGCACGCCCTGTTGATGTACGACGCCCGCACCAGTGCCCATCGCGTCGACGGCGCCTACGACTCCTTCGAGTGGACCATCAGCGCCACCGCCTCGATCGCGCTGCTGCTGCACGACCTGAACTATCTGACCCATCTGCTCTCCCCCGAGTTGCTGGACGGGGAACGGTACGAGACGCCGTCGTCCTCCGACACCATGCTGCGCGACCTGGCCGAGGCGCAGGAATGCGAGGACGGGCTGCACGCGCAGGTGCTCGCGCAGGCGTCGCGGACGGCGTCCGGCTCGACCACGATGGTCGCCGTCCTCACCGACCGCCCGGCCGCCGGCCTGCGCCAGCTGGCCGCATGCTGCGGACGCGGGGCCGTCGGCATCGCCATCGTGGTCGACACCGACGCCTATCGACGCGATTCGGAGGTGGAGGGGGCGGACGCCCGGGCGGTCGCGCATGAGTTCCAGGCGGCCGGCTGGCGCACGGTGGTGGTCGGCCCGCGATCCGGCGTGCCCGCTGCGTGGCGATCGGTGGCCGGCATCGCGCCGGTCGGGGCGGCGATGCGATGA